From Ipomoea triloba cultivar NCNSP0323 chromosome 5, ASM357664v1, the proteins below share one genomic window:
- the LOC116020276 gene encoding zinc finger BED domain-containing protein RICESLEEPER 2-like: MREIIASAIMVHERPFSIVEDEVFMWAFEYANSNFRKVTRKTARSDCLQLYEAEKNTLKKILSNVSKVSITTDMWKSSHQVVEYMVLTGHFVDASWNLQKRVLNFVKVPPPRRGTDIANAIFKCLRGWGIENKIFSVTVDNASYNDSCVRSLKENMSLSSKMVLDGQLFHVRCCAHILNLLVQDGLSTIKDIILNVRESVKFINSSDARLKSFHEVVELKGLKERKLVLDCPTRWNSTYLMLCTATKFKHAFSDYNEKEPHYKYTPSFEDWDKIEKVCQLLEVFNDATHVISGSDYPTSNLYLAEIQRVKKAIDNAAESFDMFMSEMAIPMKAKFDKYWGECNLLMSIACVLDPRMKLNGIKITFPRLYKTQSDVEKNVERVKRALEELYLDYVNLFSQDASSTSGHTEFNVESTTVDHGVQQMDKGMQEILTMVHRSQSIPLTKSELETYLEENLVIHTCSSSSFCALGWWKNNSLKFKVLSKMAADILAVPISSVASECTFSAGGRVIDEYRASLNEQSIEALICGGDWLRNKYGLKKKEKMDSGQQEIMLKP; this comes from the exons ATGAGAGAGATTATTGCTAGTGCAATCATGGTGCATGAGCGACCATTTAGCATCGTAGAGGATGAAGTGTTCATGTGGGCTTTTGAATATGCAAATTCAAATTTCAGAAAGGTCACTCGTAAAACAGCAAGAAGCGATTGTTTGCAATTGTATGAAGCTGAAAAGAATACTTTGAAAAAGATTTTGAGTAATGTGAGTAAGGTTAGCATTACAACAGACATGTGGAAGTCAAGTCACCAAGTAGTCGAGTACATGGTTCTAACGGGTCATTTTGTTGATGCAAGTTGGAACCTTCAGAAGAGAGTTTTGAATTTTGTCAAAGTGCCTCCTCCTCGACGGGGAACAGATATAGCAAATGCTATTTTCAAGTGTTTGAGAGGATGGGGTATTGAGAATAAAATATTCTCAGTAACCGTTGACAATGCATCTTACAATGACTCTTGTGTAAGAAGTTTGAAAGAAAATATGTCATTGAGCAGTAAGATGGTACTTGATGGACAATTATTCCATGTTAGATGTTGTGCTCACATTCTGAATTTGTTGGTGCAAGATGGTCTTAGCACTATTAAAGATATCATTCTCAATGTTCGTGAAAGTGTCAAGTTTATAAATTCTTCAGATGCAAGGTTAAAATCATTTCATGAAGTTGTTGAATTAAAAGGATTGAAAGAGAGGAAACTTGTTCTTGATTGTCCAACAAGATGGAACTCTACATACTTGATGTTGTGTACTGCGACTAAATTTAAACATGCCTTTTCAGATTACAATGAAAAAGAACCACATTATAAATACACACCATCATTTGAGGATTGGGACAAGATTGAGAAGGTTTGCCAACTTTTGGAGGTTTTTAATGATGCCACACATGTCATATCAGGTAGTGATTACCCTACTTCTAACTTGTATCTTGCTGAAATTCAAAGGGTGAAAAAGGCTATTGATAATGCAGCTGAGTCTTTTGATATGTTCATGAGTGAGATGGCAATTCCTATGAAagcaaaatttgataaatattgggGGGAATGTAATTTGCTAATGTCTATTGCATGTGTTTTAGATCCAAGGATGAAGTTAAATGGTATTAAGATAACTTTTCCCAGGTTGTATAAAACACAAAGTGATGTTGAAAAGAATGTGGAAAGGGTGAAAAGGGCGTTAGAAGAATTATATCTTGATTATGTGAACTTGTTTAGTCAAGATGCTTCCTCTACTAGTGGACATACTGAATTCAATGTTGAAAGCACCACTGTGGATCATGGTGTACAGCAAATGGATAAAGGAATGCAAGAGATATTGACTATGGTCCACCGAAGTCAATCAATTCCTCTTACAAAATCAGAGTTGGAGACTTATCTTGAGGAAAATCTTGTTATTCATActtgttcttcttcatctttttgtGCCTTGGGGTGGTggaaaaataatagtttaaagTTCAAAGTTTTGTCAAAGATGGCTGCCGATATACTAGCTGTTCCTATTTCAAGTGTGGCATCTGAATGCACATTTAGTGCCGGGGGAAGGGTGATTGATGAATATCGTGCTAGCTTAAATGAACAATCTATTGAAGCTCTTATTTGTGGTGGGGATTGGCTTCGTAACAAGTATGGgctgaagaaaaaagaaaag ATGGATTCTGGACAACAGGAGATTATGCTTAAGCCGTGA